The proteins below come from a single Necator americanus strain Aroian chromosome V, whole genome shotgun sequence genomic window:
- a CDS encoding hypothetical protein (NECATOR_CHRV.G18322.T1): MKIELQFIRTQLKTLFTIPPMLVALRSMTQDWWEEINQKPAYNANGHPMQLDENFLEKRIADELQMLDRNHDRAHYLHEVSMADQLDQESLEEQIVLAPKTVMQTLQGADDIKRIIIDNDHLHDHIDAAKQQLLLTLETAIRNTDRGETMPGNGIGEMESQTETLAEDAECQTLTIEQCDQSTQIEPRTQANRKVQTDRKLVEKRSQAQSTTRQHPTQTTKASGYRHRAAETSSTA, translated from the coding sequence ATGAAGATAGAGCTACAGTTCATCAGGACGCAACTAAAGACACTATTTACGATACCGCCGATGCTAGTGGCTCTCAGATCCATGACGCAAGACTGGTGGGAGGAGATAAACCAAAAGCCAGCATACAACGCCAACGGACACCCCATGCAATTGGACGAAAACTTCCTGGAGAAGCGCATCGCAGACGAACTACAAATGCTCGATCGGAACCACGACAGAGCACACTATCTTCACGAAGTCAGCATGGCCGATCAGCTCGACCAGGAATCGTTAGAAGAACAGATAGTGCTGGCCCCAAAGACAGTGATGCAGACCCTCCAGGGCGCCGATGATATAAAGAGAATCATCATTGATAACGATCATCTTCATGATCATATCGACGCAGCGAAACAGCAACTGCTTTTAACACTCGAAACAGCGATCCGGAACACGGACAGGGGGGAGACCATGCCAGGCAATGGCATTGGCGAGATGGAATCTCAGACAGAGACTCTTGCCGAAGACGCGGAATGCCAAACCTTAACAATCGAGCAATGCGATCAATCAACACAGATCGAGCCGAGAACGCAAGCGAACCGGAAGGTGCAAACGGATAGGAAGCTCGTGGAAAAAAGGTCGCAAGCGCAATCCACCACGAGGCAACACCCCACCCAGACCACCAAGGCATCGGGATACCGACACCGAGCAGCAGAGACGTCAAGCACCGCCTAG